A single genomic interval of Rosistilla ulvae harbors:
- a CDS encoding peptidase associated/transthyretin-like domain-containing protein, which produces MRLCIPMLTTCVGIASMLTALNSTAAAEPLPDPGHFPAQHWVTLDATGSLAGVVAMGDGDESVGVSETQVILVPLAAPDQRICTRTDAKGRFRIDDARVGVYGLVAYGKQGLASYTVHVLGGMGADSAPPHPQSLLRITMATADRDLSKRMLRSYGPVVAVRPPTHRYQLASAKTAAVENRIGHRIELSADGELQGQLRLPHAAAGQTEALDSLNVMLVQASKVVARTTVDRDGHFRVSQLKPGAYGLIASGTAGFASFGFEAVASTKSTAKSSSDANFKLAAMQGPLGHNVGCCEPMVCEICPSPVITVIESCVEHVDTCGCCVEEEVIVDEEVVVSEEDLGPNNSLGGGGYSSGGFGGGGGGGSGGGLGGLGALAGLAGLAAVLASDDDDAQPASRSFP; this is translated from the coding sequence ATGCGATTATGTATCCCAATGTTAACGACGTGTGTCGGCATCGCATCGATGCTGACGGCGTTGAACTCTACCGCAGCGGCCGAGCCGTTGCCTGACCCTGGGCACTTTCCAGCTCAGCACTGGGTGACGCTCGATGCCACTGGATCGTTGGCCGGCGTGGTTGCGATGGGGGATGGGGATGAATCCGTAGGTGTCTCAGAAACCCAGGTGATCTTGGTTCCTCTTGCGGCGCCAGACCAGCGAATTTGCACGCGGACCGATGCGAAGGGGAGGTTCCGGATCGACGATGCTCGCGTGGGGGTCTACGGCCTGGTGGCCTATGGCAAACAGGGGCTTGCCAGTTACACCGTGCATGTGCTCGGCGGCATGGGGGCCGATTCTGCGCCACCACATCCCCAGTCGCTTTTGCGGATCACGATGGCGACAGCGGATCGGGATCTTTCGAAGCGGATGCTTCGCAGCTATGGTCCCGTCGTCGCAGTTCGGCCGCCAACGCATCGCTATCAATTGGCCAGTGCGAAAACTGCTGCTGTCGAAAATCGTATCGGCCACCGGATCGAACTTTCCGCCGATGGCGAACTCCAGGGTCAGCTTCGCCTGCCCCACGCCGCTGCGGGGCAGACCGAAGCGTTGGACAGCTTGAATGTAATGCTGGTGCAAGCCAGCAAGGTCGTGGCGCGAACCACCGTCGACCGCGACGGTCACTTTCGCGTTTCCCAACTGAAGCCTGGCGCATACGGTCTGATCGCATCGGGAACCGCTGGATTTGCCTCGTTTGGATTTGAGGCGGTGGCCAGCACAAAGAGCACCGCAAAGAGTTCCAGCGATGCGAATTTCAAGCTGGCGGCGATGCAAGGGCCGTTGGGGCACAATGTGGGCTGTTGCGAACCGATGGTCTGTGAGATCTGCCCCAGCCCTGTGATTACGGTCATCGAATCGTGCGTCGAGCACGTCGATACCTGTGGCTGCTGTGTCGAGGAGGAGGTCATCGTTGACGAAGAAGTCGTCGTAAGTGAAGAGGATCTTGGGCCGAACAATTCCTTGGGAGGGGGCGGATACTCTTCCGGAGGTTTCGGTGGCGGCGGCGGTGGTGGCAGCGGTGGTGGGTTGGGAGGCCTTGGTGCCCTGGCTGGGCTTGCCGGGCTCGCGGCGGTGCTGGCCAGCGACGATGACGACGCGCAACCGGCGAGCCGTTCCTTTCCGTAG
- a CDS encoding TadE/TadG family type IV pilus assembly protein: MKQTVDNRARRGIAAVEMAIVAPVILVIAFGVQEVTAAIHLQQTLKICAYEAARVALQPDTTEANVKATCDKILLSRQVVNVDVDVTPSDFHTKAYGTEITVTVSADLSGNSLGPLLVLPNRKVVGAVTVMKEHGE; encoded by the coding sequence GTGAAACAGACTGTCGACAATCGTGCCCGACGAGGGATAGCAGCGGTTGAAATGGCAATCGTCGCCCCTGTCATTTTGGTGATCGCCTTTGGCGTCCAAGAGGTGACCGCGGCGATCCATCTGCAACAAACGCTGAAGATCTGCGCCTACGAAGCAGCTCGCGTTGCCCTGCAACCCGACACGACCGAAGCAAACGTCAAAGCGACATGCGACAAGATCTTGCTGTCGCGTCAGGTCGTCAACGTCGACGTCGACGTAACCCCCAGCGACTTTCACACCAAGGCCTACGGGACGGAGATCACCGTCACGGTCAGCGCCGATCTATCGGGCAACAGCTTGGGCCCATTGTTGGTTTTGCCAAACCGCAAGGTTGTTGGTGCGGTCACCGTAATGAAGGAGCACGGCGAATGA
- a CDS encoding vWA domain-containing protein, translating into MIGNLSYRISRGKPARLHRRGSVLVLMSIVLPMMLILAAFAINTASIELRRTEMAIASDVAARAGGRELTMSQSEEAARRRAKRVAQLNKVGNVPLTLQDSDIEFGTALRLGTARYDFTEGTANPNSVRIFARRNTGSADGPLSLPFPSILGRNTVDTEWNSISTQVQVDIALVIDRSGSMAYASDEPAVYPPAPSSAPAGWDFCDPAPPVSRWRDMLAAISVFASEITNSPTDERVAVVTYNESADLDQPLTADFTKITTALDTYTQSLCAGGTNIGGGIVQGVDALVNRVESRNGASKVIVVLTDGIHNIGTDPVYAAKEAGGKGALIFSVTFSDEADQNRMQQVAEKGYGKHFHAQNGDELKVVFAEIAKRMPTLLTK; encoded by the coding sequence ATGATTGGAAACTTGAGTTATCGAATATCTCGCGGGAAACCGGCCCGCTTGCATCGACGCGGCAGCGTGTTGGTTTTGATGAGCATCGTTCTACCGATGATGCTCATCCTAGCCGCGTTTGCAATCAACACCGCCAGCATCGAACTGCGACGCACCGAGATGGCGATCGCCAGCGATGTTGCGGCTCGCGCCGGCGGCCGCGAACTGACGATGTCGCAGAGCGAAGAGGCGGCGCGGCGACGTGCAAAAAGAGTGGCCCAGCTGAACAAAGTCGGCAACGTTCCACTGACACTGCAGGACAGCGACATCGAATTTGGCACTGCGTTGCGGTTGGGAACCGCACGTTACGACTTCACCGAAGGAACGGCGAATCCTAATTCGGTCCGGATCTTCGCACGCCGCAACACCGGTTCGGCGGACGGCCCGTTATCGCTGCCATTCCCTAGTATCCTGGGACGCAACACCGTCGACACCGAATGGAATTCAATCTCGACCCAAGTCCAGGTCGATATCGCCCTGGTCATCGACCGTTCTGGATCGATGGCCTACGCATCGGACGAACCGGCGGTCTATCCTCCCGCCCCTAGCTCGGCACCGGCAGGCTGGGACTTCTGCGATCCCGCCCCTCCCGTTTCTCGTTGGCGCGACATGTTGGCCGCGATCAGCGTCTTCGCCTCGGAAATCACGAACTCACCGACCGATGAACGGGTCGCCGTGGTCACCTACAACGAATCGGCAGACCTCGACCAACCACTGACCGCCGACTTTACAAAGATCACCACCGCACTGGACACCTACACCCAATCGTTGTGTGCAGGCGGGACAAACATCGGCGGAGGAATCGTCCAGGGAGTCGACGCTTTAGTCAATCGCGTTGAATCACGAAACGGTGCCAGCAAGGTGATCGTCGTCTTGACCGATGGAATTCACAACATCGGCACGGACCCCGTGTACGCCGCCAAGGAGGCAGGTGGCAAAGGGGCGTTGATCTTCAGCGTAACGTTCTCCGATGAAGCCGACCAAAACCGCATGCAGCAAGTTGCCGAGAAGGGCTACGGCAAACACTTCCATGCGCAAAACGGCGACGAATTGAAGGTCGTCTTTGCAGAGATCGCCAAACGCATGCCGACGCTGCTAACAAAATAA